CCTCCGCCGGGGCTGGCTCGACGTCGACTGGACGACCGCCACCTCGTGGGCCTACTTCGAGCGGGTGCGGGCGACGCAGATGGCCATCGCCAGGGCCCTCGACGCCGACTTCGTCGACAACCCGTCCCGCCTCCTGCGCCGGGTCGTCACCGTCCACCCCCTCGGCGGGTGCCCGATGGGCCGGGACCGGGACGAGGGCGTGGTCGACGACCACGGCGAGGTGTTCGGCCACCCCGGCCTGTTCGTCGCCGACGGCTCGGTGATGCCGGGCCCGGTCGGCGCCAACCCGTCGCTCACGATCGCCGCGCTGGCCGAGCGGTTCTCCGAGCGGATGATCGAGAGGAGCGGCCGTGCCCCTTCCTGACGGCGGCGTCAAGCGGTCGCTGATCATGGCCGGCGGCGGCACGAAGGTGGCGTTCCAGGCCGGCGTCCTCCAGGTCTGGATCGACGAGGCCGGCATCGAGTTCCACCACGCCGACGGCGCCTCGGGCGGCGTGTTCAACCTGGCCATGTGGTGCCAGGGGATGACCGGCACCGAGATCGCCGACGCCTGGCGGCGCATGCGGCCGCTCCGCGGCGTGCAGCCGGCGTTCGCCGACTGGCTGCGGCTGCCCTACGCCCGGTCGCTGTTCCGCCTCGACCGCTTCCGGCGCAACGTGTTCCCCGACTGGGGCCTCGACTGGCACGCCATCCGCACGACGACGCGGGAGGCGACGTTCAACCTCTACGACTTCACCCACCACGAGCAGGTGGTGCACACGCCCGACCGGATGGACGAGGACCTCCTCGTGTCGGCCGTGTCCCTCCCCATGTGGTTCCCGCCGGTGCGCACCGAGGGCGCCACGTGGATCGACGCCGTGTTCGCCACCGACGCCAACCTCGAGGAGGCCATCCGCCGGGGCGCCGACGAGCTGTGGGTGGTGTGGACGGTGAGCGAGCGGGGGGAGTGGAACGACGGCTTCGTCGCCCAGTACTTCCAGATGATCGAGGCGATGGCCAACGCCCAGCTGCGGGCCGTGCTGCGCCGCGTCGACGCCAGCAACGACGCCATCGCCGACGGCCGGCCGGGCGAGTTCGGCCGCCCGATCACCGTGCACCTCCTCGCCGGCGAGGTGCCGCTGCACTACCTCATGAACTTCACGAGGGACCGCATGGCCGCGGCCGTCGCCCGCGGCGTGCAGGCGGCGCGGGCGTGGTGCGACGAGCGGGGGATCGAGCGCTCCTCGCCGCCGGCGGCGCCGGCCGACCCGTCCCGCCCGCCGGTCGGCGTGCGCTTCACCGAGCACATGGCCGGGCCGGCCGCCCTGGACGAGAGCGACCCCGTGACCGGGCGGCTGCGGGGCGAGGCCGACGGCACCCGGCTCGGGTTCCGCCTCACGATCTCGGTCGACGACCTCGACCGGTTCGTCACCGACCCCGAGCTCGCGGCGACGGCCGTCGGGTCCGTCGAGTGCGAGGCGCTCGGCGGGCGGCTGCCGGTCGAGCGGGGCGAGTTCAACCTGTTCGTCGACGAGGGCGACCCCGCCGACAAGCGCATGCTCTACCGGCTGTGGTTCCGCGACGCCGCCGGCCACCGCCTCCGCCTCGACGGGCACAAGCTCGTCCACGACGAGCCCGGCCTCGACGTGTGGCGGGACACGACCACGCTGTACACCACGGTCTCCCGCCTCGGCGACGACGGCGAGGCCTCGGACGGGCCGCCGGTGATGGCCGGCGTGCTGCGCATCACCCCGGCGTCGTTCGCCCGCCAGCTCACGACGTTCCGGGCCACGGCGCCGACGGCGGCGGCCCGGGCGCGGGCCATCTCCCGGTTCGGCCGGCTGTTCGTCGGCAGCCTCTGGGACGTCTACGCGCGCGAGGTGCTGGCCGCCTCGCCGCTGTGACCGCGCCGCGGGGCGCCTCGCCCCGCCCCGACTCGTGGGAGCGGGTGCCGTGGCGGCCCAAGCCGCCGGTGCGGTGGTTCAGCCCGAGCGTGCTGGCCGGGTCGGCCATGCGCGTGCTGCTGTCCAAGCTGTTCGGGGCCTGGCTCGACAAGCGCGAGCTCCAGGAGTCGCTCGGCCGCACCGTCCACCTCCACCACGCCGAGGCCACCGACGAGCTGTGGCTCGACTACGTGGCCGACACCGGCGACGGCTTCGACGCGTCGTACACGGTGGCGTGGCTGGCCTCCCAGCCGATGCTCGACGTGGCCGGCGTCGACCGGCGCCTGCCCCGCGGCGCGC
Above is a genomic segment from Acidimicrobiales bacterium containing:
- a CDS encoding patatin-like phospholipase family protein; amino-acid sequence: MPLPDGGVKRSLIMAGGGTKVAFQAGVLQVWIDEAGIEFHHADGASGGVFNLAMWCQGMTGTEIADAWRRMRPLRGVQPAFADWLRLPYARSLFRLDRFRRNVFPDWGLDWHAIRTTTREATFNLYDFTHHEQVVHTPDRMDEDLLVSAVSLPMWFPPVRTEGATWIDAVFATDANLEEAIRRGADELWVVWTVSERGEWNDGFVAQYFQMIEAMANAQLRAVLRRVDASNDAIADGRPGEFGRPITVHLLAGEVPLHYLMNFTRDRMAAAVARGVQAARAWCDERGIERSSPPAAPADPSRPPVGVRFTEHMAGPAALDESDPVTGRLRGEADGTRLGFRLTISVDDLDRFVTDPELAATAVGSVECEALGGRLPVERGEFNLFVDEGDPADKRMLYRLWFRDAAGHRLRLDGHKLVHDEPGLDVWRDTTTLYTTVSRLGDDGEASDGPPVMAGVLRITPASFARQLTTFRATAPTAAARARAISRFGRLFVGSLWDVYAREVLAASPL